The following is a genomic window from Geoalkalibacter halelectricus.
TTCTGATCATCGATGATGATCGTGCTTTTCTCAACCATCTTGAGAATTACGTGCGCGGCTGCTGCCCCGATCTCGAGGTGCGAACCTGCGATGATCCGGTCAAGGGCCTGGCGGCCATTCATCCGGAGCTAGAATTGCTGCTGCTTGATTTGGAGATGCCGGGTCTGGACGGGATGAAGATGCTCGGATATGCGGTGGCCAAGGGGTTGAGCAAGACACGCATCATCATCCTCTCGGGACGCGATGCCGACTATCTGCACCAGCGCTTTCCCATGGGCAGCTGTCTGGCGGTGCTCAACAAGCACGAAATCCGGCAGAAGCAAGTTCTCGATATGATTTTTCGTGCCTTGCAGCGCAAGCACGGCGTTCCCGAGGAAAATGCGGGTTAAACGCGCGGGAAAAGCACCAGGTGGCGCACATCGGAGCGGATGCCGATATGCTCGCCGATGGCGTGGTTGCAGTGACTGGGGACCTGGGCCTGCACCAGTTCGCCGCCGGCCAGACGCAGGGTGTAGAGAATACTGGCACCACGAAAATTGCGCCGGACGACCTCGGCCTTGATCGGCCAGTCGTCATCGTGCACCACGTCCTCCGGACGTACCAGGACGCTTACCGCGCCGCCCACCTCGGTTGCGGCGCTAAAATCGCCTTTCAGCAGTCCCAGGCCCGTTTCCACCTCATCCTTCGTCCGCACCACCCCCGGCAGCAGCACCCCCTCCCCGACAAACCGTGCCACAAAGGTATCGGTCGGGCGGTGATAGAGTTCGTGCGGACCGGCCCATTGCAGCATGCGCCCCTCGGACATGACCCCGATCTGGTCGGCCACGGCGAAGGCTTCCTGCTGGTTGTGCGTCACGAACAAAGCGGTCGCGCCGTAGGCTTTGAGAATGTCACGCACCTCCAGGGAAAGCCGCTCGCGCAGGGTCACATCGAGGTTGGAGAACGGCTCGTCGAGCAACAGCAGATCGGGGCGCGGCGCCAGGGCGCGGGCCAGGGCAACGCGCTGCTGCTGGCCGCCGGAGATTTCGTGGGGGTATTTTTGCTGCTCCTGCTTGAGCCCCACCAGTTCGAGCATTTCGTTGACGCGCACGATCTTCTCCGCGCGACCGAAGCCGCGCAGGCCGAAGGCGACGTTGTCGAAAATGCTTAGGTGGGGGAACAGGGCATAGTCCTGAAACACCATGCCGATGCCGCGCTTGGCCGGCGGCAGGGTCTGGCCGGGTCGACTCACCGTGCGCCCGTTAAGACGAATTTCGCCGGCGAGCAAGCTCTCAAAGCCCGAGATGGTACGCAGCACCGTGGTCTTGCCGCAGCCACTGGCGCCAAGCAGGCAGCCGATGCGCCCTTTTTCCAGGCGCAGGGACAGATTGTCGACCACCAGGTGGCTGCCGTAGGCCTGGCTGATGCCGTCGAGTTCCAGAACTGTTTGACTCATAGCGCTACACGATCCAGCAAAAAAGGTTATCGCTCCGAATGCCGCATGAACAAAATGATGGGAACCAGGCCTGCTACCACCAGGGCCACCGCCGGCAGGGCGGCGCGCTCCCATTCGCCCTCGGCGGTCAGCTCAAATATCTTGACCGCCAGAGTCTCCCAACCGAAGGGCCGCGTCATGAGCGTGATGGGCATTTCCTTCATCACATCGACAAACACAATGGTCGCCGCGGTCAGCAGGCCGCCGCGCAGCATGGGCAGATGGATGCGCCCAAGCAGGGCCACACCGCGCAGGCCGGAGAGACGCGCCGCCTCGTCGATGCTTGGAGTGACCCGGTGCATGGCCCCGTCCACCGGTTTGAAACCCGGAGCAAGAAACCGCACCAGATAAGCCAGCAGCATAATGATCACCGTGCCCTGGAGCAGGGGGCGCAAACGCCACCCGAACAGGGTCTCGCCAAAATTGATAAGCAGGTTGTCGAGGGCGGCCATGGGGATGAAAATGCCCACCGCCAAAACCGCCCCGGGCAAAGCGTACCCGAGGTTGGCCACACGCACCAGCCCGTGGGTGAAGGTATCGCTATGTCGGCGTGCGGCATAGGAAAGCACCAGGGCGGTCGAGCAGATCAGCACCGCGGCACCCAATCCCAGCGCCACGGAGCGCCCGAGCAGGGCAAAGTAGCGCACATTGAACTCCGCGGCAAAGGAGCTCAGGGTCCATACGCCCAACTGGAACACTGGAATACCAAAGGCAATCAGCAGCACCGCCCCGGCAAATCCAGCGGCGGCCCAGGCGCGCCAGCCCCGCAGGGTCAGGCGGGTGATGTGAGCCGAGGAACGGGCGGTGGAAAAGCGCCGCCGCGCGCGCAGTCGCTGCTCAACGACGATGAGAATGAATACCAGCAGCACCAGCAGCGAGGCAAGCTGGGCGGCGGTGGTCAGGGAGAAAAAGCCGAACCAGGCCTTGTAGATGGCCGTGGTGAAGGTTTCATAGTTGAAAATGGAGACGGCACCGAAATCGGCCAGCGCTTCCATCAGCGCCAGCAGCACCCCGCCGGCGATCCAGGGGCGCGCCATGGGCAGGGCGACCCGGAAGAACCCTTCCCAACTCCCGCAGCCCAGGGACTCCGCCGCCTCCATGGCACGCCGCCCTTGGGTCTGAAAGGCATTTTTGGCGAGCAGATACACATAGGGATAGAGCGCCAGGGACATGACGATGATGACGCCCGGCGTCGAGCGAATCGGCGGGAACCAGGCCGCGCGTCCGAACCACTCACGCCAGAGCGTCTGCACCGGGCCGGCAAAATCGAGCAGGCCGACGAAGACAAATGCCAGCACGTAGGTGGGCATGGCCAAAGGAAGCAGCAGGGACCAGGAAAAAAAGCGCCGCCCCGGAAACTCGCAGGTCGCGGTGAGCCAGGCGAGGCTCACCCCCAAAACCAGGGTCAGGACCCCGACGCCGAGCACCAGCCAAAGAGTGTTGAGCAGCAGGCGCGCCAGCAGGGTCTGGCGCAGATGCTGCCAGATCTCCGCCGGCGGCGTCAGCCAGGAGAAACACACCACCCCCAGGGACACCAGAACCAGCAGCGCCACCGCCAGGGTGAATAGCCGCCATCCGTCCCAAAAGCGCAGCTGAAAAGGCCCGGTGCGGACGCCTTTGACAGGCGCCCGCCGCGGGCCGATGGATGTTGGTGAAACCTTATTGTCGGACACTAAAAACCTTCAGATGTTTTTCGGGCCCTCAGCGATAGCCGGCGCGATCCATGAGCATGATGGCCTGGGTCTGGAGTTCACCGGCGCGAGCCACATTGATGGGGTTTTGCTTGAAGGGTCCCCAGGCGGCAACGTCGGGGTGAGGAGTCACCACGGGATTGACCGGATACTCTCTATTGGCGTCGACGAACAGATTCTGCGCCGCCTCGGAGGACATCCATTCCAGCAGCTTGATCGCCCCTTCGGGGTTGCGCGCGTGACGGGTGACCCCGGCGCCCGAGACGTTGACATGCACACCACTTTCTTCCTGGTCGGCCCAGAACAGCGCCACCGGAAGATCCGGATTATCCCTGAGCAAACGGCCCAGGTAGTAAGTGTTGACGATGCCGACATCGCCCTGCCCGGCGGCGATCGCCTCCATCACCGCGTTGTCATTGGCAAAGGGCGGGGCGGCGAGGTTATCCACCCAGGAGCGCACGATTTTCTCGGCTTCCTCGACGCCGCGCTCGGCAATGAGCATGGCGACCAGGGACTGGTTATACACTTTTTGCGAGGTGCGCAGCAAGAGGCGCCCCTTCCACTGGGGCTCACCAAGGGCCGCGTAGGTGGATAGCTCCTCGGGATTGACCCGCTCCGGACTGTAGACGATGGTGCGTGCCCGCAGGGACAGGCCAAACCACTGATTGTCGGGATCGCGCAAATGCTCGGGAATGTTGGCGGCCAGAACCGCCGAATCTACCGGCTGTAGCAGCCCCTCCTGGGCGGCATGCCAGAGATTGCCCGCATCGACGGTCAGCAGCAGGTCGGCGCGGGTATTGCGCCCCTCGGACTTGAGCCGCTGCAACAGCGGCCCTTCACGGTCGGTCACGAAAGTCACCTGAACACCCGTCTCGCGCGTGTAGGCCTCGAACACAGGACGGATCAGATGCTCATTGCGCGCCGAATAGACTACGACTTCCTGGGCCTGGGCGACAGCGGCCACCGGCAGACCCACCAACACGACCAAAACAGCTAAGAGAGCGATGCGCAGCTTGGACACGGTTGAACTCCTTAAAAAAAAAAAAGACGTGGATTATGAATTGCGTTTTCAATACTCACCGAAATGGCTCCGCAAAGTCAAGCCTTTTTATCGGTGTACCTATTCACCCGGTGTGGAGTCGCAGGCGCCAGGCTGAACAGTTACTTGATCGGCTGGATTTTGCGAGGCCGCTTAGTCCGCCGCGGGAACACCCGCCGGAAGCTGCAAGCCGGTCTTAACCGTTGCACGCCGCGGTGCGCGCGCGATGCCGCGGAAGCAATGGACCAGGTGACGGCTGGAAATTTTTGCCCCCAGGGCGTTGCCGAGCAGGGTGGCGGCGATGGAGGCGGGCAGAGCCACCACCAGCGGATCCACCACCGCCCAGAGGCTGTCGCCGGCCAGGGAATCGACCCCGAACAGGGCCTGGCACAGCATCAGCGGCCGGGACTCCTTGACATGGATGAAGAAAATCCAGAAGAGACTGGTCAGGGTGCCGGTGATAAACCCCGCCCAGGCGCCGGCGCGGGTCATGCCGCGAAAATAGATGGCGCCGAAGTACATGGGCAGAAAGGCGGCGGCGCAAATACCGAAAAAGATCGCGGTGCCGCGCGCGATGATGGCGGTGCCGCCCTCGAAGAAGAGGGGCAGCCCCGACGCCAGGGCGTAGCTGATCAGGATGGCCGAAAAAACCGCGACCTTGTTGATCAGCAGGGAATTTCCCTGCCGTCCCAGGGCCCCTTCGTAGAGATCGCGGCCGAGGGAAGTGCCCATGGTGTGAAACTGCGAACTCAGGGTGCTCATGGCCGCCGAGAGCAGGGTCACCATGAAAATCGCGGCAAACCACGGGGGCATGGCCTGGCCGATGTAGAGGGGAATGATGGCGTCGACCTGCCGGTTGGCGGCGAGCAGGGCGATCTGCCCCTGGGTGGCGGGATTTTCGTAGTAGAAGAACACGTTGGCCAGGGGCCCGACGATAAACGCCACCCCCACCGCGACCAGAATGAACACACCACCGATCAAAACCGCCCGGTTGAGTTCGCGGTCGCTGCGTACGGTCATGAAGCGCACAATGAGCTGCGGTTGGGCGAGCACGCCGATGCCGACCCCGAGAATGATCGTGGTGACCACGACCAGCCAGTATTCGGACATGAAGGTGGGAAAGGAGGTCCAGCCGGTGTGCCCCTTGGCGCCGAACATGGAAACGGCGATGTCCTTCATGCCGGTGAGGCGCTCATGGGCGACGGTCACGCCGCCGAGGCGATAATAGGTGAACACCAGCAGCGTCACCATGCCGGCGAACATGATGCTGCCCTGAAAAGCGTCGGTGTACATAACACCCTTGATTCCGCCCAGGATGACGTAAACCGCCACGATGAGGGTGAGCACCAGCAGCGCGGCGTGGTAATCCACCTGCAGGATCTGGGCGATGAACTTGCCGCCGCCCATGAGCACTACCCCGGCATAGAGGGGCATGGCGACAAAGATCAACAGGCCGGCGGCGCCTTGCAGTCCGCGCGATTGAAAGCGCAGGCCGATGAACTCGGGAAAAGTTTGGGCGTTGAGGTTGGCGCCCATGATCCGCGTGCGGCGCCCGAAAAAGACGAAGGCCACGAAGATTCCGACAAAAATCGTTAAAAAGGTCAACCACAGCAAACCCATGCCGAACAGCGCCGCCGCGCCCCCGAAACCGATGATGGCCGAGGTGCTCACGAAGGTCGCACCATAGGACATGGCCATGACAAAGGGATGGGTGCGCCGTCCGGCGACCAGATAATCCGCACCGGTGCGGGTTTCACGATAGGCCTTGAGGGCCAGGCCGGCAAGAATACACAGATAGGCGGCGACCACGGCGCCGAGCAGCAAGGGACTCATGGGCTTAGCCCTCTCCCCGGCCGGCGCGACGGGGGCGCGCCTCTTCGGGGTAGTGCCCGCGGTTCCAGTTGAGCACCCCATAAACCACGCAGGCCAGGGCGCTGAGAATGGTGAGGGCAAATCCGAGGGGCACGGCGACGCCTTCAAGTCCGAACATGGAAAGATTCCTCCCAGGGTTAATTTCCTGTTGTTTTTTACACGAAAATCACCCATTGATCCAATTGAACTTTTGAAAGGTTGTGTTCGGTTTTTTCGAACGCTATAATCAAGGCATGGAACTCAACCAGCTTAAATCCTTTCTCGCCATCGCGCGCGAGCGCAACCTCACCCGCGCCGCAGACAAGCTGCACCTCAGCCAGTCGGCCCTCTCCACCCAGCTCAAGCAACTGGAAACGGAACTGGGGGTGAGTCTGTTTCGCCGCACCGCGCGGGGCATGGAGTTGAGCGAACAGGGTACGGAACTGCTGGCGCACGCCGAGGAAGTCCTGGAGAGTGCCCGCCGCCTGCGTCGCCGCGCCATGCAGCTTCATCAGGGCGTCGGCGAAACACTGACCATCGGCCTCAATGCCGCGCCGGATTTTTTGCGCGTCGGCGCCCTCAATCGCCGCCTGTCGGTTCTGCACGGCGACCTCAACGTCGTCTACCACACCAGCGAAACCCTGCGCACCGCCGAACTCTTGCGTCAGGGCCGCCTGGACCTGGCTTTTTTCTACGGCAACGTCGTCGATGCCGACATCCGGCATCTCCTGCTGAGTTGGGTGCGTATCTGCGTGGTGATCCCGCACGACCTGGGGACGAAAAACGCGCCGCTCACCTGGGAAGATCTTGCCGCCCTGCCCTGGATCTGGGTGTCCAACGACAGCCCTCTGTACGCCGCGCTGCTCGACAAACTCGAACGCCTGCGCCTGCAACCCAACCAGGCGGTGACCGCGGCCGATG
Proteins encoded in this region:
- a CDS encoding ABC transporter permease, with the translated sequence MSDNKVSPTSIGPRRAPVKGVRTGPFQLRFWDGWRLFTLAVALLVLVSLGVVCFSWLTPPAEIWQHLRQTLLARLLLNTLWLVLGVGVLTLVLGVSLAWLTATCEFPGRRFFSWSLLLPLAMPTYVLAFVFVGLLDFAGPVQTLWREWFGRAAWFPPIRSTPGVIIVMSLALYPYVYLLAKNAFQTQGRRAMEAAESLGCGSWEGFFRVALPMARPWIAGGVLLALMEALADFGAVSIFNYETFTTAIYKAWFGFFSLTTAAQLASLLVLLVFILIVVEQRLRARRRFSTARSSAHITRLTLRGWRAWAAAGFAGAVLLIAFGIPVFQLGVWTLSSFAAEFNVRYFALLGRSVALGLGAAVLICSTALVLSYAARRHSDTFTHGLVRVANLGYALPGAVLAVGIFIPMAALDNLLINFGETLFGWRLRPLLQGTVIIMLLAYLVRFLAPGFKPVDGAMHRVTPSIDEAARLSGLRGVALLGRIHLPMLRGGLLTAATIVFVDVMKEMPITLMTRPFGWETLAVKIFELTAEGEWERAALPAVALVVAGLVPIILFMRHSER
- a CDS encoding LysR family transcriptional regulator produces the protein MFGFFERYNQGMELNQLKSFLAIARERNLTRAADKLHLSQSALSTQLKQLETELGVSLFRRTARGMELSEQGTELLAHAEEVLESARRLRRRAMQLHQGVGETLTIGLNAAPDFLRVGALNRRLSVLHGDLNVVYHTSETLRTAELLRQGRLDLAFFYGNVVDADIRHLLLSWVRICVVIPHDLGTKNAPLTWEDLAALPWIWVSNDSPLYAALLDKLERLRLQPNQAVTAADEFIVRELVRDGQGVAVMREDEARPLADQGELIIWNDGWMTLPLSLAWLEKNDAKKKIRAAREAIRHIWQSDLEGAGATPIHL
- a CDS encoding ABC transporter ATP-binding protein, producing the protein MSQTVLELDGISQAYGSHLVVDNLSLRLEKGRIGCLLGASGCGKTTVLRTISGFESLLAGEIRLNGRTVSRPGQTLPPAKRGIGMVFQDYALFPHLSIFDNVAFGLRGFGRAEKIVRVNEMLELVGLKQEQQKYPHEISGGQQQRVALARALAPRPDLLLLDEPFSNLDVTLRERLSLEVRDILKAYGATALFVTHNQQEAFAVADQIGVMSEGRMLQWAGPHELYHRPTDTFVARFVGEGVLLPGVVRTKDEVETGLGLLKGDFSAATEVGGAVSVLVRPEDVVHDDDWPIKAEVVRRNFRGASILYTLRLAGGELVQAQVPSHCNHAIGEHIGIRSDVRHLVLFPRV
- a CDS encoding response regulator, with the protein product MPPHASPQNLRPAILIIDDDRAFLNHLENYVRGCCPDLEVRTCDDPVKGLAAIHPELELLLLDLEMPGLDGMKMLGYAVAKGLSKTRIIILSGRDADYLHQRFPMGSCLAVLNKHEIRQKQVLDMIFRALQRKHGVPEENAG
- a CDS encoding sodium:solute symporter family protein, with the protein product MSPLLLGAVVAAYLCILAGLALKAYRETRTGADYLVAGRRTHPFVMAMSYGATFVSTSAIIGFGGAAALFGMGLLWLTFLTIFVGIFVAFVFFGRRTRIMGANLNAQTFPEFIGLRFQSRGLQGAAGLLIFVAMPLYAGVVLMGGGKFIAQILQVDYHAALLVLTLIVAVYVILGGIKGVMYTDAFQGSIMFAGMVTLLVFTYYRLGGVTVAHERLTGMKDIAVSMFGAKGHTGWTSFPTFMSEYWLVVVTTIILGVGIGVLAQPQLIVRFMTVRSDRELNRAVLIGGVFILVAVGVAFIVGPLANVFFYYENPATQGQIALLAANRQVDAIIPLYIGQAMPPWFAAIFMVTLLSAAMSTLSSQFHTMGTSLGRDLYEGALGRQGNSLLINKVAVFSAILISYALASGLPLFFEGGTAIIARGTAIFFGICAAAFLPMYFGAIYFRGMTRAGAWAGFITGTLTSLFWIFFIHVKESRPLMLCQALFGVDSLAGDSLWAVVDPLVVALPASIAATLLGNALGAKISSRHLVHCFRGIARAPRRATVKTGLQLPAGVPAAD
- a CDS encoding Fe(3+) ABC transporter substrate-binding protein; translated protein: MSKLRIALLAVLVVLVGLPVAAVAQAQEVVVYSARNEHLIRPVFEAYTRETGVQVTFVTDREGPLLQRLKSEGRNTRADLLLTVDAGNLWHAAQEGLLQPVDSAVLAANIPEHLRDPDNQWFGLSLRARTIVYSPERVNPEELSTYAALGEPQWKGRLLLRTSQKVYNQSLVAMLIAERGVEEAEKIVRSWVDNLAAPPFANDNAVMEAIAAGQGDVGIVNTYYLGRLLRDNPDLPVALFWADQEESGVHVNVSGAGVTRHARNPEGAIKLLEWMSSEAAQNLFVDANREYPVNPVVTPHPDVAAWGPFKQNPINVARAGELQTQAIMLMDRAGYR
- a CDS encoding symporter small accessory protein encodes the protein MFGLEGVAVPLGFALTILSALACVVYGVLNWNRGHYPEEARPRRAGRGEG